One stretch of bacterium DNA includes these proteins:
- a CDS encoding DUF91 domain-containing protein has product MTLFTNKNGSLEILKKKDFRNEKELQRFVESNLETLFNVRFLATEFVISEKHGGRIDSLGLDDNDSPVIIEYKWGEKDNIINQGLFYLDWLIDHKGDFQVLVEKILKEKIQVEYGSPRLILIAQSFNKYDQFAINRMAENIELWTYSLYENNTFELRSIATSQAKKNKDTSASKVTQISYDDYSVDRLLEKAEPNIKELFDELRERVLNFESEQEIEELPRKHYVAYRTNRAFLYVSIQVSALKIHIIINQKDLNDPKGMTRDVSKVGHYGYGNTEIILKSMDDLEYVMSFVKQSYLESC; this is encoded by the coding sequence ATGACACTGTTTACAAATAAAAATGGCTCCCTGGAAATATTAAAGAAAAAAGATTTCCGTAATGAAAAAGAACTGCAACGCTTTGTGGAATCTAACCTCGAAACTCTTTTTAATGTGCGTTTTTTAGCGACGGAATTCGTAATCAGCGAAAAGCATGGAGGACGCATTGATAGCTTAGGTCTCGATGATAATGATTCGCCGGTAATTATCGAATATAAATGGGGCGAAAAAGACAATATCATCAATCAGGGTTTATTTTATTTGGATTGGCTGATTGATCACAAAGGTGATTTTCAGGTTTTGGTCGAAAAAATTTTAAAAGAAAAAATACAAGTCGAATATGGCTCTCCACGTCTCATACTTATTGCCCAATCGTTCAATAAGTATGATCAATTTGCCATCAACCGCATGGCGGAAAATATAGAGCTGTGGACTTACTCTCTTTACGAAAATAATACTTTTGAGTTGCGCTCCATCGCTACTTCTCAGGCCAAGAAAAATAAAGACACCTCTGCCAGCAAAGTGACGCAAATCTCCTATGATGATTACTCTGTGGATCGCTTGCTCGAAAAGGCAGAGCCTAATATCAAGGAGCTTTTTGACGAATTACGGGAACGCGTTTTAAATTTTGAAAGCGAGCAAGAAATCGAAGAATTGCCGCGCAAACATTATGTGGCTTATCGCACTAACCGTGCTTTTTTGTATGTCAGCATTCAGGTCAGTGCTCTTAAAATTCACATTATTATTAACCAAAAAGATTTGAATGATCCAAAAGGCATGACACGCGATGTTTCTAAAGTGGGGCATTATGGTTATGGAAACACAGAGATTATTCTTAAAAGCATGGATGACTTGGAATATGTGATGAGCTTTGTAAAACAGTCATATCTGGAAAGCTGTTAG